In Mycobacterium tuberculosis H37Rv, a single window of DNA contains:
- the trxC gene encoding thioredoxin TrxC, whose amino-acid sequence MTDSEKSATIKVTDASFATDVLSSNKPVLVDFWATWCGPCKMVAPVLEEIATERATDLTVAKLDVDTNPETARNFQVVSIPTLILFKDGQPVKRIVGAKGKAALLRELSDVVPNLN is encoded by the coding sequence ATGACCGATTCCGAGAAGTCCGCCACCATCAAAGTTACCGACGCATCCTTTGCCACCGACGTGCTATCCAGCAACAAGCCTGTGCTGGTTGACTTTTGGGCGACATGGTGTGGACCTTGCAAGATGGTAGCGCCCGTTCTCGAGGAAATCGCCACCGAGCGCGCAACAGACCTCACCGTCGCCAAGCTCGACGTGGACACCAACCCGGAGACCGCCCGCAACTTCCAGGTCGTCTCGATCCCTACCCTGATCTTGTTCAAGGACGGCCAGCCGGTGAAACGAATCGTTGGCGCCAAGGGTAAGGCTGCGTTGCTGCGCGAGCTCTCAGACGTGGTTCCCAACCTCAACTAG
- a CDS encoding peptidoglycan hydrolase gives MPSPRREDGDALRCGDRSAAVTEIRAALTALGMLDHQEEDLTTGRNVALELFDAQLDQAVRAFQQHRGLLVDGIVGEATYRALKEASYRLGARTLYHQFGAPLYGDDVATLQARLQDLGFYTGLVDGHFGLQTHNALMSYQREYGLAADGICGPETLRSLYFLSSRVSGGSPHAIREEELVRSSGPKLSGKRIIIDPGRGGVDHGLIAQGPAGPISEADLLWDLASRLEGRMAAIGMETHLSRPTNRSPSDAERAATANAVGADLMISLRCETQTSLAANGVASFHFGNSHGSVSTIGRNLADFIQREVVARTGLRDCRVHGRTWDLLRLTRMPTVQVDIGYITNPHDRGMLVSTQTRDAIAEGILAAVKRLYLLGKNDRPTGTFTFAELLAHELSVERAGRLGGS, from the coding sequence ATGCCGAGTCCGCGCCGCGAAGACGGCGATGCGCTGCGCTGTGGCGACCGCAGTGCGGCCGTCACCGAGATCCGGGCTGCGCTGACCGCGTTAGGGATGCTGGATCATCAGGAAGAAGACCTGACGACGGGCCGTAACGTCGCCCTTGAGTTGTTCGACGCGCAGCTCGACCAGGCGGTCCGTGCCTTCCAACAGCATCGCGGCCTGCTGGTGGACGGCATCGTCGGTGAGGCCACCTACCGCGCGTTGAAAGAAGCCTCCTACCGGCTCGGGGCCCGCACGCTGTACCACCAATTCGGCGCCCCGCTCTACGGGGACGACGTCGCTACACTGCAGGCCCGGCTGCAGGATCTTGGTTTCTACACCGGGCTGGTCGACGGTCATTTCGGGTTGCAGACCCACAATGCGTTGATGTCCTATCAGCGTGAGTACGGACTTGCCGCAGACGGTATCTGCGGCCCAGAAACGTTGCGCTCCTTGTACTTTCTAAGTTCGCGAGTCAGCGGTGGCTCGCCACATGCGATTCGCGAAGAAGAGCTGGTCCGCAGCTCGGGGCCGAAGCTGTCTGGCAAACGGATCATCATTGATCCCGGTCGCGGCGGCGTGGACCACGGACTTATCGCGCAAGGTCCGGCTGGGCCCATCAGCGAAGCAGACTTGTTGTGGGACTTGGCAAGTCGGCTCGAAGGACGGATGGCAGCTATCGGTATGGAGACCCACCTGTCCCGTCCGACCAACCGTAGTCCGTCCGACGCAGAGCGTGCCGCCACCGCCAACGCCGTTGGCGCAGACCTGATGATCAGCCTGCGCTGCGAGACCCAGACCAGTCTCGCGGCCAACGGCGTGGCTTCCTTTCACTTCGGCAACTCGCACGGCTCGGTGTCTACCATCGGCCGCAATCTTGCCGATTTCATTCAACGAGAAGTGGTGGCGCGCACCGGTTTACGGGATTGCCGTGTGCATGGTCGAACGTGGGATCTGTTGCGGCTGACCAGGATGCCGACCGTTCAGGTCGATATCGGCTACATCACCAACCCCCACGATCGTGGGATGCTGGTCTCAACGCAGACGCGCGATGCCATCGCCGAAGGCATTCTCGCCGCGGTCAAACGGCTGTATCTGTTAGGCAAGAACGATCGGCCCACCGGCACATTCACTTTCGCCGAGTTGCTGGCCCACGAACTGTCTGTCGAGCGAGCGGGTAGACTCGGCGGTTCTTAA
- the parB gene encoding chromosome partitioning protein ParB: MTQPSRRKGGLGRGLAALIPTGPADGESGPPTLGPRMGSATADVVIGGPVPDTSVMGAIYREIPPSAIEANPRQPRQVFDEEALAELVHSIREFGLLQPIVVRSLAGSQTGVRYQIVMGERRWRAAQEAGLATIPAIVRETGDDNLLRDALLENIHRVQLNPLEEAAAYQQLLDEFGVTHDELAARIGRSRPLITNMIRLLKLPIPVQRRVAAGVLSAGHARALLSLEAGPEAQEELASRIVAEGLSVRATEETVTLANHEANRQAHHSDATTPAPPRRKPIQMPGLQDVAERLSTTFDTRVTVSLGKRKGKIVVEFGSVDDLARIVGLMTTDGRDKGLHRDAL, from the coding sequence ATGACCCAGCCGTCACGCAGAAAGGGTGGCCTCGGCCGTGGCCTGGCTGCGCTGATCCCGACTGGCCCGGCAGACGGAGAATCGGGGCCACCGACCTTGGGTCCCCGGATGGGATCTGCCACGGCAGATGTCGTAATCGGCGGACCGGTCCCGGACACTTCCGTGATGGGCGCCATCTATCGGGAAATCCCACCGAGCGCCATCGAGGCTAATCCCCGTCAGCCGCGTCAGGTGTTCGACGAAGAGGCACTGGCCGAGTTGGTGCACTCCATCCGCGAATTCGGTCTCCTGCAGCCGATCGTGGTGCGGTCATTGGCTGGATCCCAAACCGGCGTGCGCTACCAGATAGTGATGGGGGAGCGGCGCTGGCGGGCTGCCCAAGAGGCGGGCTTGGCCACCATCCCGGCCATCGTGCGTGAGACCGGCGACGATAATCTGCTGCGCGACGCCCTCCTGGAAAATATTCATCGAGTACAGCTGAATCCGTTAGAAGAAGCGGCGGCATACCAGCAATTGCTCGACGAATTCGGGGTCACCCACGATGAACTGGCGGCGCGCATCGGCCGCTCGCGGCCCTTGATCACCAACATGATCCGATTGCTCAAACTCCCCATCCCGGTACAGCGGCGAGTGGCCGCCGGCGTGCTGTCGGCCGGGCATGCTCGCGCCCTGCTGTCGCTCGAGGCCGGACCGGAGGCGCAAGAGGAGCTGGCGAGCCGGATCGTCGCGGAGGGCCTGTCGGTGCGAGCCACCGAGGAGACGGTCACGCTGGCCAATCACGAGGCCAATCGCCAAGCCCATCACAGCGACGCGACTACACCCGCGCCGCCGCGGCGTAAGCCGATTCAGATGCCTGGCCTCCAAGATGTTGCTGAGCGTCTATCGACCACCTTTGACACGCGGGTGACCGTCAGTCTGGGCAAACGCAAGGGTAAGATTGTGGTGGAGTTCGGCTCGGTCGATGATTTAGCGCGCATAGTCGGTTTGATGACCACTGATGGCCGAGATAAAGGCCTGCACAGGGACGCTCTGTAA
- the parA gene encoding chromosome partitioning protein ParA has protein sequence MSAPWGPVAAGPSALVRSGQASTIEPFQREMTPPTPTPEAAHNPTMNVSRETSTEFDTPIGAAAERAMRVLHTTHEPLQRPGRRRVLTIANQKGGVGKTTTAVNIAAALAVQGLKTLVIDLDPQGNASTALGITDRQSGTPSSYEMLIGEVSLHTALRRSPHSERLFCIPATIDLAGAEIELVSMVARENRLRTALAALDNFDFDYVFVDCPPSLGLLTINALVAAPEVMIPIQCEYYALEGVSQLMRNIEMVKAHLNPQLEVTTVILTMYDGRTKLADQVADEVRQYFGSKVLRTVIPRSVKVSEAPGYSMTIIDYDPGSRGAMSYLDASRELAERDRPPSAKGRP, from the coding sequence GTGAGTGCTCCGTGGGGCCCGGTGGCCGCTGGACCGTCCGCGCTCGTAAGGTCGGGCCAGGCTTCAACTATCGAACCATTCCAGCGGGAAATGACACCACCGACACCGACGCCTGAGGCCGCGCACAATCCGACGATGAATGTTTCACGTGAAACATCGACAGAATTCGACACCCCCATCGGCGCTGCAGCAGAACGTGCGATGCGGGTCCTGCACACCACCCACGAGCCGCTGCAGCGGCCGGGTCGACGCCGGGTGCTCACCATCGCGAATCAGAAGGGCGGGGTCGGTAAGACGACCACCGCCGTCAATATCGCTGCCGCGCTTGCTGTGCAGGGCCTCAAGACACTCGTGATCGATCTCGATCCCCAGGGCAACGCGAGCACCGCATTGGGTATCACCGACCGGCAATCCGGCACACCCTCGTCCTACGAGATGCTTATCGGCGAGGTTTCGTTGCACACGGCGCTACGGCGCAGCCCGCACAGCGAGCGGCTGTTCTGCATCCCGGCGACGATCGATCTGGCCGGCGCCGAAATCGAATTGGTGAGCATGGTGGCGCGCGAGAACCGGTTGCGCACCGCCCTGGCCGCACTCGACAACTTCGACTTCGACTACGTTTTCGTCGATTGCCCGCCCTCGCTGGGGCTGCTGACCATCAACGCACTCGTCGCGGCACCGGAGGTGATGATCCCGATCCAATGCGAGTACTACGCGTTGGAGGGTGTGTCGCAGCTTATGCGCAACATCGAGATGGTGAAGGCCCACCTCAACCCCCAACTCGAGGTCACCACCGTGATCCTTACCATGTATGACGGCCGGACAAAGCTCGCCGATCAAGTAGCCGACGAGGTCCGTCAGTATTTCGGAAGCAAAGTGTTGCGGACGGTGATTCCACGCAGCGTCAAGGTTTCCGAAGCGCCGGGCTACAGCATGACCATCATCGATTACGATCCCGGTTCGCGCGGCGCGATGAGTTACCTCGACGCGAGCCGCGAACTTGCCGAGCGTGACCGACCACCATCCGCGAAGGGACGACCATGA
- the gid gene encoding 16S rRNA (guanine(527)-N(7))-methyltransferase RsmG (glucose-inhibited division protein B) — protein sequence MSPIEPAASAIFGPRLGLARRYAEALAGPGVERGLVGPREVGRLWDRHLLNCAVIGELLERGDRVVDIGSGAGLPGVPLAIARPDLQVVLLEPLLRRTEFLREMVTDLGVAVEIVRGRAEESWVQDQLGGSDAAVSRAVAALDKLTKWSMPLIRPNGRMLAIKGERAHDEVREHRRVMIASGAVDVRVVTCGANYLRPPATVVFARRGKQIARGSARMASGGTA from the coding sequence ATGTCTCCGATCGAGCCCGCGGCGTCTGCGATCTTCGGACCGCGGCTTGGCCTTGCTCGGCGGTACGCCGAAGCGTTGGCGGGACCCGGTGTGGAGCGGGGGCTGGTGGGACCCCGCGAAGTCGGTAGGCTATGGGACCGGCATCTACTGAACTGCGCCGTGATCGGTGAGCTCCTCGAACGCGGTGACCGGGTCGTGGATATCGGTAGCGGAGCCGGGTTGCCGGGCGTGCCATTGGCGATAGCGCGGCCGGACCTCCAGGTAGTTCTCCTAGAACCGCTACTGCGCCGCACCGAGTTTCTTCGAGAGATGGTGACAGATCTGGGCGTGGCCGTTGAGATCGTGCGGGGGCGCGCCGAGGAGTCCTGGGTGCAGGACCAATTGGGCGGCAGCGACGCTGCGGTGTCACGGGCGGTGGCCGCGTTGGACAAGTTGACGAAATGGAGCATGCCGTTGATACGGCCGAACGGGCGAATGCTCGCCATCAAAGGCGAGCGGGCTCACGACGAAGTACGGGAGCACCGGCGTGTGATGATCGCATCGGGCGCGGTTGATGTCAGGGTGGTGACATGTGGCGCGAACTATTTGCGTCCGCCCGCGACCGTGGTGTTCGCACGACGTGGAAAGCAGATCGCCCGAGGGTCGGCACGGATGGCGAGTGGAGGGACGGCGTGA
- a CDS encoding membrane protein insertase YidC has translation MSLLFDFFSLDFIYYPVSWIMWVWYRLFAFVLGPSNFFAWALSVMFLVFTLRALLYKPFVRQIRTTRQMQELQPQIKALQKKYGKDRQRMALEMQKLQREHGFNPILGCLPMLAQIPVFLGLYHVLRSFNRTTGGFGQPHLSVIENRLTGNYVFSPVDVGHFLDANLFGAPIGAYMTQRSGLDAFVDFSRPALIAVGVPVMILAGIATYFNSRASIARQSAEAAANPQTAMMNKLALYVFPLGVVVGGPFLPLAIILYWFSNNIWTFGQQHYVFGMIEKEEEAKKQEAVRRRAANAPAPGAKPKRSPKTAPATNAAAPTEAGDTDDGAESDASTERPADTSNPARRNSGPSARTPRPGVRPKKRKR, from the coding sequence GTGAGTCTTTTGTTTGATTTCTTCAGTCTCGACTTCATCTACTACCCGGTGTCGTGGATCATGTGGGTTTGGTACCGGCTGTTCGCGTTTGTGCTAGGACCATCCAACTTCTTCGCCTGGGCGTTGTCGGTGATGTTCCTGGTCTTCACGCTGCGTGCGCTGCTGTACAAGCCGTTCGTGCGCCAGATTCGCACCACCAGGCAGATGCAGGAACTGCAACCACAGATCAAGGCCTTGCAAAAGAAATACGGCAAGGATCGTCAGCGGATGGCGCTCGAAATGCAAAAGCTGCAACGCGAGCACGGCTTCAACCCCATTCTCGGATGTTTGCCGATGCTGGCGCAGATTCCGGTGTTTCTTGGGCTCTATCATGTGTTGCGCTCGTTTAACCGTACGACCGGGGGCTTTGGTCAACCACACTTGTCGGTGATCGAGAACCGACTGACTGGGAACTACGTCTTTAGCCCGGTCGACGTCGGCCACTTCCTAGATGCCAACTTGTTCGGCGCTCCGATCGGGGCGTACATGACGCAACGGTCCGGGTTGGATGCGTTCGTCGATTTCAGTCGCCCTGCGTTGATCGCGGTGGGTGTGCCGGTGATGATCTTGGCCGGCATCGCGACGTACTTCAACAGTCGCGCGTCTATCGCGCGGCAGAGCGCCGAGGCGGCTGCGAATCCACAGACCGCGATGATGAACAAGCTGGCGCTGTACGTATTTCCGCTCGGCGTAGTCGTCGGCGGACCGTTCCTGCCACTGGCGATCATCTTGTATTGGTTCTCGAACAATATCTGGACGTTCGGGCAGCAGCATTACGTCTTCGGCATGATCGAAAAGGAGGAGGAGGCCAAAAAGCAGGAGGCGGTCCGGCGCCGGGCGGCCAACGCGCCGGCCCCGGGAGCTAAGCCCAAGCGGAGCCCGAAGACCGCTCCAGCGACCAATGCGGCAGCCCCAACAGAAGCCGGGGACACCGATGACGGGGCAGAGTCGGACGCCAGCACTGAGCGACCAGCCGACACGTCCAATCCGGCCAGACGCAACAGCGGCCCGAGCGCCCGTACGCCGCGGCCCGGGGTGCGACCGAAAAAACGCAAACGTTGA
- a CDS encoding membrane protein insertion efficiency factor: MSLSRQSCGRVVRVTGRASARGLIFVIQVYRHMLSPLRPASCRFVPTCSQYAVDALTEYGLLRGSWLTMIRLAKCGPWHRGGWDPIPEGLTTGRSCQTDVDGANDDWNPASKRGERESFV; this comes from the coding sequence GTGAGTCTGTCTAGGCAAAGCTGTGGGCGCGTGGTCCGGGTTACCGGTAGAGCATCAGCGCGGGGGTTGATTTTCGTTATCCAGGTCTATCGGCACATGCTTTCGCCGCTACGACCGGCGTCGTGCCGCTTTGTCCCTACCTGTAGTCAGTACGCCGTCGATGCGCTCACCGAGTATGGCCTGTTGCGGGGAAGCTGGTTGACCATGATCAGGCTCGCAAAGTGCGGACCATGGCATCGGGGAGGATGGGATCCGATACCGGAAGGCTTAACGACAGGCCGGAGCTGCCAGACAGACGTCGACGGCGCGAACGACGACTGGAACCCTGCGTCAAAGCGAGGGGAGCGTGAGTCTTTTGTTTGA